In the genome of Bradyrhizobium sp. CIAT3101, one region contains:
- a CDS encoding GNAT family N-acetyltransferase, translating into MPIAITTSELSPGEKLAESMLALNNSHAEELSWLERERMQDLVAQAFYARRIGHLDAFLIALDQDGRYDSPNFLWFQARYARFVYVDRIVVAATARGMGCARRLYADLFDRAVEAGHDRIVCEVNRMPPNPASDAFHAALGFTEVGSASIHDGSKTVRYLSRQL; encoded by the coding sequence ATGCCCATCGCGATTACGACATCCGAGTTGTCGCCCGGCGAGAAGCTGGCCGAGAGCATGCTCGCTCTCAACAACAGCCATGCAGAGGAATTGTCGTGGCTTGAGCGCGAGCGGATGCAGGACCTCGTCGCGCAGGCCTTCTACGCGCGCAGGATCGGCCATCTCGATGCCTTCCTGATCGCACTCGATCAGGACGGGCGATACGACAGCCCGAACTTCCTGTGGTTTCAAGCGCGCTACGCGCGCTTCGTCTATGTCGACCGGATCGTGGTCGCAGCAACCGCACGCGGCATGGGATGCGCGCGCCGGCTTTACGCCGACCTGTTCGATCGCGCGGTCGAGGCCGGCCACGATCGCATCGTTTGCGAAGTCAATCGCATGCCGCCGAATCCGGCCTCGGACGCTTTCCACGCCGCCCTCGGATTTACCGAGGTCGGTAGCGCGAGCATCCACGACGGAAGCA
- a CDS encoding FAD/NAD(P)-binding protein — translation MSMSQFQQTLNSYRILSHPLYSIGTYDSGVTVLSQQIRALNLVWALVESEAINCSENLEKKKIAIVGGGFAGLTFAAGLLEKNVNAEIFLFEERDTLLPLQQGSDSRWLHPHIYNWPREGSQVGAAMLPVMNWTAARASDVVVQVLTEWTRLAKDKSNIHLYCNARHLHIDEHHTGIGQFHIEWIGELRDVDGTAKTNHRGATEGRSADFDIVVLAVGFGVETGSSSYWRNETFAQPSLHHPRRNYLVSGQGDGAMIDVLRLCISQYRQDRILEELFAGKSALVERLKHLETRHQDLNYRDLFNDFEALQAACVGEYDELLNQLRNRLRRDTAVILHLLVEKFAQLFEPATARISFQNKLLIYLLYRCGGFVPTTADEDQLRAEHGIDDDRYVKRHGVKPEQQLRRLLSERLRAGLPTTAVALAQHKQSDVPHWEGGYFGYPGPKKLASGLPPELKREWRKEYLPDAISLLGTTLSSAIAGVIRAHHFDRSRLRVTLHRTVIIQDEELLQQTCDYASDFEVEGSEATAGRTFPNDNATIGLAYGTRKIIRMVKGVSAERLNQATGELNLEMASRPMSRKVRFVLAIPLLEPETHYSLQTPVIGVIYVDSEADDFFVSDEELQELVVLAQRFLTEIEKRDGFNRIRNQHLSRTSTTECMRREIPPAVSDAFEAVAKIEAPRSTGPLQLNFDYSDFAPPQSEDKKC, via the coding sequence ATGTCAATGTCACAATTCCAGCAGACTCTGAATAGCTATCGAATACTGTCGCACCCACTTTACTCAATCGGCACTTACGACTCCGGGGTCACCGTTCTAAGTCAACAGATTCGGGCTCTCAATCTTGTCTGGGCTTTGGTCGAATCAGAAGCGATCAATTGCAGTGAAAACCTTGAGAAAAAGAAGATCGCGATCGTGGGAGGTGGATTTGCCGGGCTGACGTTCGCGGCAGGTCTTCTCGAAAAAAACGTCAACGCGGAAATTTTCTTGTTTGAAGAGCGTGACACCCTTCTTCCTCTCCAACAGGGCAGCGATTCACGATGGCTTCATCCCCATATTTACAACTGGCCTCGCGAGGGGAGCCAGGTTGGCGCGGCCATGCTGCCTGTCATGAATTGGACTGCGGCTCGCGCGTCGGATGTTGTTGTCCAGGTGCTCACGGAATGGACACGCCTCGCCAAAGACAAGTCGAATATTCATCTGTACTGCAATGCTAGGCATCTCCACATCGATGAGCACCATACCGGCATAGGTCAATTTCATATTGAATGGATCGGTGAGCTTCGAGATGTTGATGGCACAGCTAAGACAAACCATCGAGGCGCCACCGAGGGAAGGTCTGCAGACTTCGACATTGTCGTCCTAGCCGTGGGCTTTGGTGTCGAGACCGGCTCTAGTTCCTACTGGCGAAACGAAACCTTCGCGCAACCAAGCCTGCATCACCCTCGTCGAAACTATCTTGTTTCTGGCCAGGGCGATGGAGCCATGATTGATGTGTTGCGCTTGTGCATCTCGCAATACAGACAAGACCGAATCCTCGAAGAGCTATTTGCTGGCAAGTCCGCGTTGGTCGAGCGGCTCAAGCACTTAGAAACAAGACATCAAGACTTGAACTATCGCGACTTGTTCAATGACTTCGAAGCCCTTCAAGCCGCGTGTGTCGGTGAGTACGACGAATTGCTGAATCAGCTTCGCAATCGATTGCGACGAGACACGGCAGTCATTTTACACCTCCTTGTTGAGAAGTTTGCTCAGCTCTTTGAACCCGCTACGGCCAGGATATCGTTTCAGAACAAGCTACTCATCTACCTTCTCTACAGATGCGGAGGGTTCGTGCCGACCACCGCGGATGAGGATCAGCTCAGGGCTGAGCACGGCATTGACGATGATCGATACGTCAAAAGGCACGGGGTCAAACCGGAACAACAGCTTCGCAGATTGTTGTCTGAGCGGTTGCGCGCCGGACTTCCAACAACCGCAGTTGCGTTGGCTCAGCACAAGCAATCCGACGTCCCACATTGGGAGGGGGGTTATTTTGGCTATCCAGGGCCGAAGAAGCTCGCCAGCGGATTGCCTCCCGAATTGAAAAGAGAATGGCGCAAGGAGTACCTTCCGGATGCCATTTCTCTTCTTGGAACCACCCTCAGCTCAGCAATAGCGGGTGTAATTCGAGCACATCACTTTGACCGGTCTCGGCTCAGAGTGACCCTGCACCGCACTGTGATCATCCAAGATGAAGAGCTTCTTCAGCAAACTTGCGATTACGCGAGTGATTTCGAAGTAGAAGGGAGCGAAGCCACGGCTGGGCGCACGTTCCCGAATGACAATGCGACCATCGGGCTAGCATATGGGACCAGAAAGATAATTCGAATGGTAAAGGGCGTGAGCGCGGAGCGTCTGAATCAAGCTACAGGCGAGCTGAATCTGGAAATGGCGTCACGCCCGATGTCGCGCAAAGTAAGATTTGTGTTGGCCATTCCACTTCTCGAGCCCGAAACCCACTACAGCTTGCAAACGCCAGTAATAGGCGTCATATATGTAGACAGCGAAGCAGACGATTTCTTCGTTTCGGACGAGGAGCTTCAGGAGCTCGTAGTATTGGCTCAACGCTTCCTGACTGAAATTGAGAAGCGAGATGGATTTAATCGAATCCGCAACCAGCATCTGTCGCGTACTTCGACAACAGAATGCATGCGGCGGGAGATTCCGCCTGCAGTAAGCGACGCCTTTGAAGCAGTGGCGAAAATCGAAGCTCCGCGTAGTACGGGACCACTCCAGCTCAATTTCGACTATTCCGACTTTGCTCCACCGCAGTCGGAGGACAAAAAATGCTAA